From Xyrauchen texanus isolate HMW12.3.18 chromosome 12, RBS_HiC_50CHRs, whole genome shotgun sequence, one genomic window encodes:
- the LOC127652328 gene encoding 60S ribosomal protein L23-like, producing the protein MISLERSSTALTTLLYIISVKGIKGRLNRLPAAGVGDMVMATVKKGKPELRKKVHPAVVIRQRKSCRRIDGVFLYFEGNAGVIVNNKGEMKGRGGSSGAKFRISLGLPVGAVINCADNTGWNVADTPSCYL; encoded by the exons ATGATATCGTTG GAGCGGTCATCAACTGCGCTGACAACACTG CTGTACATCATATCCGTCAAAGGCATCAAGGGTCGTCTGAACAGGCTCCCTGCCGCTGGTGTGGGCGACATGGTTATGGCCACAGTGAAGAAAGGCAAGCCAGAGCTCAGGAAAAAGG TGCATCCTGCGGTGGTGATACGACAAAGGAAGTCGTGTCGGCGAATAGATGGCGTGTTTCTGTACTTCGAAGGCAATGCAGGGGTCATAGTGAATAACAAAGGAGAAATGAAAG GACGTGGTGGGTCATCGGGAGCCAAGTTCCGTATCTCACTGGGTCTCCCGGTGGGAGCGGTCATCAACTGCGCTGACAACACTG GATGGAACGTGGCAGACACACCCTCATGCTACCTGTGA